The following are encoded in a window of Mycoplasma anserisalpingitidis genomic DNA:
- the gyrA gene encoding DNA gyrase subunit A: MAEKEKNNLLEKEQEVKEKELEFITDDDFEDEEQSIVFKKKPKIIKEEEEEEIPQNDENYVIQSQIIDESVEGLQPRELDTEIKTSFLEYAMSVIVSRALPDARDGLKPVHRRILYDMSELGITHSTQHRKSARIVGDVLGKYHPHGDTSVYEAMVRLAQDFSMRYPLVDGHGNFGSIDGDGAAAMRYTEARLSKVASLMLDGIKKDTVDFMDNYDATEKEPTVLPSKFPNLLVSGVSGIAVGLATEIPPHNLTETINATIALAKNPELNTLELMEYIKGPDFPTGATILDIDAIYTAYDTGRGSIPMRSNCEIEEFASGKSRIVVTEIPYGIRKTTIIEKIAKLHKENVIQGISEIRDESNREGIRLIIEIKKGFNPNIILNMLYTKSVLQSNFNVNMVALVDGEPRTITLKEALEIYLKHQKDVTTRGLRFDLNKAEDKLHILLGLKIAIQFIDEVIEIIKKSKTDTEAQEKLSAKFELSERQTKAILDMSLRKLTGLNVEKNDEEISELEAEVARIKEILSDENKLVDLIINELEEVKKQYGDARRTKVDPTSSRKISNESLIPENDIVITLSVKGYVKRMNLDEYREQKRGGKGSYSAKTYDDDDISLILQTKTHTDLLLFSNFGKVYKKRGHEIQEGNKQSKGIPFINLIPTLRVNEGEKIISILPVDSYDEDKFLTTITKNGIIKKTDLTLFSNINRAGLNAFKLKDENDELLTAFIVDEESTILVANNTNNAIRFKSLDVRAMGRNAVGVKAMNLDENTIVSASSENDGDYILSIGSEGYGKLTHKDDFRITRRGGKGVTAINGEKAGNLIFAKFVSKEDQALIITKLGLTIRLNLGNVSVTSRNTKGVKIIDIKNNDEIVSVEIIKSDQISENELN, translated from the coding sequence ATGGCTGAAAAAGAAAAAAATAATTTATTAGAAAAAGAACAAGAAGTTAAAGAAAAAGAACTTGAATTCATCACTGATGATGATTTTGAAGATGAAGAACAATCTATTGTTTTTAAGAAAAAACCAAAAATTATTAAAGAAGAAGAGGAAGAAGAAATTCCTCAAAATGACGAGAATTATGTTATCCAATCTCAAATAATAGATGAAAGTGTTGAAGGACTTCAACCAAGAGAACTTGATACCGAAATCAAAACATCTTTCTTAGAATATGCGATGAGTGTTATTGTTTCTAGAGCCCTTCCTGATGCTAGAGATGGATTAAAACCGGTTCATAGACGTATTTTATATGATATGTCTGAATTAGGTATCACACATAGTACACAACACCGTAAAAGTGCCAGAATTGTTGGGGATGTACTTGGAAAATACCACCCCCATGGCGATACATCAGTTTATGAAGCTATGGTAAGATTAGCTCAGGACTTTAGTATGAGATACCCACTTGTTGATGGACATGGTAACTTTGGTTCTATTGATGGTGACGGTGCGGCTGCAATGCGTTATACTGAAGCTAGATTAAGTAAAGTTGCTTCGTTAATGTTGGATGGAATAAAAAAAGATACTGTAGATTTCATGGATAACTATGATGCTACAGAAAAAGAACCAACAGTTTTACCATCTAAGTTTCCTAACCTTTTAGTTAGTGGAGTTTCAGGTATTGCAGTTGGTTTAGCTACAGAAATTCCACCACACAACTTAACTGAAACAATTAACGCAACTATTGCTCTTGCTAAAAACCCAGAATTAAACACTCTTGAATTAATGGAATATATTAAAGGACCAGATTTTCCTACTGGAGCAACTATTTTGGATATTGATGCAATCTATACAGCATATGACACTGGCCGTGGTTCAATTCCTATGAGAAGTAATTGCGAAATTGAAGAGTTCGCCAGCGGTAAGTCAAGAATTGTTGTTACAGAAATTCCTTACGGAATTAGAAAAACCACAATTATTGAAAAAATCGCTAAACTTCATAAAGAAAATGTAATTCAAGGTATTAGTGAAATTAGAGATGAATCTAATAGAGAAGGTATTAGATTAATTATTGAAATTAAAAAAGGATTTAATCCTAATATTATTCTTAATATGCTTTACACTAAATCGGTTTTACAATCTAATTTCAATGTTAACATGGTTGCATTAGTTGATGGAGAACCTAGAACAATTACTCTTAAGGAAGCTTTAGAAATTTATTTAAAACACCAAAAAGATGTAACTACTAGAGGACTTAGATTTGACTTAAATAAAGCCGAGGATAAATTACACATCCTTCTAGGTTTAAAAATTGCAATTCAATTTATTGACGAAGTAATTGAAATTATTAAAAAATCAAAAACTGACACTGAAGCTCAAGAAAAATTATCAGCTAAATTCGAGTTAAGCGAAAGACAAACAAAAGCAATTCTTGATATGTCTCTTAGAAAGCTTACTGGTTTAAATGTTGAGAAAAATGATGAGGAAATCAGCGAACTTGAAGCTGAAGTTGCTAGAATTAAAGAGATTCTTTCAGATGAAAATAAATTAGTTGACTTAATCATTAATGAACTTGAAGAAGTTAAGAAACAATATGGTGATGCACGTAGAACTAAAGTGGATCCAACAAGTTCAAGAAAAATTTCAAATGAATCATTAATTCCTGAAAATGACATTGTAATTACATTAAGTGTTAAAGGTTATGTAAAAAGAATGAATCTTGATGAATACCGTGAACAAAAAAGAGGTGGAAAAGGTTCATATTCAGCAAAAACATATGATGACGATGATATTTCATTAATTTTACAAACCAAAACTCATACAGATTTATTACTTTTTAGTAATTTTGGAAAAGTTTACAAAAAAAGAGGTCATGAAATACAAGAAGGTAATAAACAATCTAAAGGAATTCCTTTCATTAACTTAATTCCAACCTTAAGAGTTAATGAAGGTGAAAAAATTATTTCAATTCTTCCTGTAGATTCGTATGATGAAGATAAATTCTTAACAACAATAACAAAAAATGGAATTATCAAAAAAACTGATTTAACTTTATTTAGCAATATTAATCGTGCCGGATTAAATGCCTTCAAACTTAAAGATGAAAATGATGAACTTTTAACTGCATTTATAGTTGATGAAGAATCAACAATTCTTGTTGCAAATAACACTAATAATGCAATCAGATTTAAATCTTTAGATGTTAGAGCAATGGGTCGTAATGCTGTCGGAGTTAAAGCTATGAACTTAGATGAAAACACCATAGTTTCGGCTTCATCTGAAAACGATGGTGATTATATTCTTTCAATTGGAAGTGAAGGATATGGAAAATTAACTCATAAAGACGACTTTAGAATAACTAGAAGAGGTGGAAAAGGTGTTACTGCTATAAATGGTGAAAAAGCAGGAAACTTAATTTTTGCTAAATTCGTTTCTAAAGAAGATCAAGCATTAATTATTACAAAACTTGGATTAACAATTAGATTGAATTTAGGAAATGTAAGTGTAACTTCAAGAAATACTAAAGGTGTTAAAATTATCGACATTAAGAATAATGATGAAATTGTTAGTGTAGAAATTATTAAATCAGATCAAATTTCTGAAAATGAATTAAACTAG
- a CDS encoding IS30 family transposase, which produces MNYTQLKPEERLIIEINYSSKTLKEIAEMLKRSVSTISREVKRNSNIYGEYDAAYANKKTKIRKCYSRNHNAFADKEFNDFFAAHYEKNYHGVEATLKLYQEKTGKKGYSIRTIYKWIKLNIWVLKMKNRLRKGYVKNGKRKTDYKIRLTHGNKFVFPIPMRPKSIETRKKWGHWEIDLVIGRKGKGYHNLLTLTERKTRFTIIKKVTSKFWFEINKVLNEIIKDYPFPFLSITSDNGFEFQALGLVAYKNDLLIYKAQPYCSFQRGSNEHLNGLIRRKFKKGFDFTELNDEEVQELQDEINNMPRKIFGFKSSREMAEQELNIEMILLDLLPNLE; this is translated from the coding sequence ATGAATTATACACAATTAAAACCAGAAGAAAGATTAATTATTGAAATCAACTACAGTTCCAAAACATTAAAAGAAATTGCAGAAATGTTAAAAAGATCTGTAAGTACAATCTCTAGAGAAGTTAAACGAAATTCGAATATCTATGGAGAATATGATGCTGCATACGCTAATAAAAAAACTAAAATTCGAAAATGCTATTCAAGGAATCATAATGCTTTTGCAGACAAAGAATTTAATGATTTCTTTGCAGCACACTATGAAAAAAATTACCATGGAGTTGAAGCTACTCTTAAACTTTATCAGGAAAAAACAGGTAAAAAAGGTTATTCTATCAGAACTATTTACAAGTGAATTAAATTAAATATTTGAGTCCTGAAAATGAAAAATCGTTTAAGAAAAGGTTATGTTAAGAATGGTAAAAGAAAGACTGATTATAAGATTAGATTAACTCATGGTAACAAGTTTGTTTTCCCTATACCTATGCGGCCTAAAAGTATAGAAACTAGAAAAAAATGGGGTCATTGAGAAATTGACTTAGTTATTGGAAGAAAGGGAAAGGGATATCACAACTTACTAACTTTAACAGAAAGAAAAACACGTTTTACCATTATAAAAAAGGTCACTAGCAAATTTTGATTTGAGATAAACAAGGTGCTGAATGAAATAATTAAGGATTATCCATTCCCATTTTTATCAATAACTTCTGATAATGGATTTGAATTCCAAGCCTTGGGATTAGTAGCCTATAAAAATGACTTATTAATTTATAAAGCACAACCATATTGTTCATTTCAAAGAGGTTCGAATGAACATTTAAATGGACTAATTCGTAGAAAATTCAAAAAAGGATTTGATTTTACAGAACTGAATGACGAAGAAGTTCAAGAACTTCAAGATGAAATAAACAATATGCCAAGAAAAATTTTTGGTTTTAAATCTTCTAGAGAAATGGCTGAACAAGAGTTAAATATAGAAATGATTTTGCTAGATCTATTACCTAATCTTGAATAA
- a CDS encoding DnaJ domain-containing protein: MSNKRDYYEVLGIKKNATEKEIKSAYRKLAMQYHPDKNKESGAEEKMKEINEAYEVLSDPQKRTNYDNYGHEGVSGQAGFGGFSGFGGRGFASDFGDIFENIFGGMGFGGSRKSRNRQIKGEDYQINKTITFMESIHGTEFTEKLDKYELCLHCNGSGAESSNDIETCSTCSGSGVQKVKMRTIIGEIINNEPCKSCKSTGKIIKKKCSNCHGNAYIKSEKKVTIKTPKGTATGKVITVKGYGGPGLNGGEPGDLYIVLNVNPSKNYTREGMDIYLDLKIGFIDLLQEKEIDIPSVHGAFKYKLKHNLKLNTYIPFKGYGVQSSTYSGTYYVKFILDMPDIKRSELKKLIEVSKDFEDKTTEKEVESILKEK; this comes from the coding sequence ATGAGTAATAAAAGAGACTATTATGAAGTATTAGGTATTAAAAAAAATGCTACAGAAAAAGAAATAAAAAGTGCATATCGTAAATTAGCTATGCAATATCACCCAGATAAAAACAAAGAATCTGGTGCTGAAGAAAAAATGAAAGAAATTAATGAGGCATACGAGGTTCTTTCCGATCCTCAAAAAAGAACTAATTATGACAATTATGGACATGAAGGAGTAAGCGGTCAAGCAGGTTTTGGTGGTTTCTCTGGTTTTGGTGGACGTGGTTTTGCTTCGGATTTTGGTGATATTTTTGAAAATATCTTTGGTGGTATGGGTTTTGGTGGCTCAAGAAAAAGCAGAAATAGACAAATTAAAGGTGAAGATTACCAAATAAATAAAACAATAACTTTCATGGAATCAATTCATGGTACTGAGTTTACTGAAAAATTAGATAAATATGAACTTTGTCTGCACTGTAATGGTTCAGGCGCTGAATCAAGCAATGACATAGAAACGTGTTCAACTTGTTCAGGTTCTGGTGTTCAAAAAGTAAAAATGAGAACAATTATTGGCGAAATAATCAATAATGAACCATGTAAATCATGTAAGTCAACCGGAAAAATTATTAAGAAAAAATGTTCAAATTGTCATGGTAATGCTTATATTAAATCTGAGAAAAAAGTTACAATTAAAACTCCAAAAGGAACTGCAACTGGTAAAGTTATAACTGTTAAGGGTTATGGTGGTCCAGGTTTAAATGGCGGTGAGCCAGGCGATTTATATATTGTTTTAAATGTAAACCCAAGCAAAAATTACACAAGAGAAGGAATGGACATTTACTTAGACTTAAAGATCGGTTTTATCGATTTACTACAAGAAAAAGAAATTGATATTCCTTCAGTTCATGGAGCATTTAAATACAAATTAAAACACAATCTTAAATTAAATACTTATATTCCATTCAAAGGTTATGGAGTTCAAAGTTCAACATATAGCGGAACATATTATGTTAAATTTATTTTAGATATGCCAGATATTAAGCGCAGCGAACTTAAAAAATTGATAGAAGTTTCAAAAGATTTTGAAGATAAAACAACTGAAAAAGAGGTTGAATCCATACTTAAAGAAAAATAG
- a CDS encoding MAG5620 family putative phospho-sugar mutase: MTKEYYQRKWLNFYESNEYMQNKVNIIFNNWELNKESFLRSPEVGNKGIKFSDDFGYSYFCEFSVETILMIFCTMLRPNMKIGLGFDLNTPGQIRKNVLNLFAQQGVQVYIFEKNSPTSETNLRDLLKIDRKLNGGIYFDFDQNEKAWYIKFFDVEGVLVPIKIQQKLVDSLSEFNLSLGNYSNIENSINVSYDKVFESTFSKNKLFNFLQADDFLSNLKIEYSIQNEFFEKKFNTVARLLNLNTINSKIMMLNHNVSLFKSKFKSNDERSDLLVLVNKTNQLKIYNKVSGKLTEIENDLIAFLYIDFMISYWRSAKMDNKLVILPLNAKKYVINLLESYSINYAYENQIYNEKDVLFSYNQGIFSTGLNDGFNYDNLKFLFYYIFMTNEYKIKGDFINYKTNQLLNVYNLHLYDQIRISFDKIFLKKMDLIFSVGQKFTKTHEIVKIIKHNYESYGNFYLYTIILSDDSRIIYQYDIDDSKMIVHVEFMNNMNKMKVQNKIRFEELKNKAADAVKFAKKF; the protein is encoded by the coding sequence ATGACTAAAGAATATTACCAAAGAAAATGACTTAATTTTTATGAATCTAATGAATACATGCAAAATAAAGTTAACATTATATTTAATAACTGAGAATTAAATAAAGAGAGTTTTTTAAGAAGTCCAGAAGTTGGAAACAAAGGAATTAAATTTAGCGATGATTTTGGATATTCGTATTTCTGCGAGTTTTCAGTTGAAACAATTTTAATGATTTTTTGTACTATGCTCCGACCAAATATGAAAATAGGATTAGGTTTTGACTTAAATACGCCAGGTCAAATAAGAAAAAATGTATTAAATCTATTTGCTCAACAAGGTGTTCAAGTTTATATTTTTGAAAAAAATAGCCCAACTTCTGAAACAAATTTAAGAGATTTATTAAAAATTGATAGAAAACTTAATGGTGGAATTTATTTTGATTTTGACCAAAATGAAAAAGCGTGATACATCAAATTTTTTGATGTTGAAGGTGTATTAGTACCAATTAAAATTCAACAAAAACTTGTCGATTCACTTAGTGAATTTAATTTAAGTTTAGGGAATTATTCAAATATTGAAAATTCAATTAATGTAAGTTATGATAAAGTTTTCGAAAGTACCTTTTCTAAAAATAAATTATTTAACTTCTTACAAGCTGATGATTTCCTTTCAAACTTAAAAATAGAATATTCAATCCAAAATGAATTCTTTGAAAAGAAATTTAATACAGTTGCTAGATTATTAAATTTAAATACTATTAACTCAAAAATTATGATGTTAAATCATAATGTTTCGCTATTTAAAAGTAAATTTAAATCAAATGATGAAAGAAGTGATCTTCTTGTTTTAGTTAATAAAACAAATCAATTAAAAATTTATAATAAAGTAAGCGGAAAATTAACTGAGATTGAAAACGATTTGATTGCTTTTCTTTATATTGATTTTATGATTAGTTATTGAAGAAGTGCAAAAATGGATAATAAGCTAGTGATTTTACCTTTGAATGCTAAAAAATATGTCATTAATTTACTTGAAAGTTATTCAATAAATTACGCTTATGAAAATCAAATTTATAATGAAAAAGATGTTCTGTTTTCATATAATCAAGGAATTTTTAGTACAGGATTAAATGATGGTTTTAACTATGATAACCTTAAATTTCTCTTTTATTATATTTTTATGACCAATGAATACAAAATTAAAGGTGATTTTATAAATTATAAAACTAATCAATTATTAAATGTTTACAACTTACATCTATATGATCAAATAAGAATTAGCTTTGACAAAATATTCCTTAAAAAGATGGACTTAATTTTTAGTGTAGGTCAAAAATTTACTAAAACACATGAAATTGTTAAAATAATCAAACATAATTATGAAAGTTATGGCAATTTTTATCTTTATACAATAATTTTAAGTGATGATTCAAGAATTATTTATCAATATGATATTGATGATTCAAAAATGATTGTTCATGTTGAATTTATGAATAATATGAACAAAATGAAAGTTCAAAATAAGATTAGATTTGAAGAATTGAAAAATAAAGCTGCTGATGCTGTGAAATTCGCCAAAAAATTCTAA
- a CDS encoding aldehyde dehydrogenase family protein → MREKIRERKEQLKYLKKIIIKYESYLCDAIFKDLSKPKEEFILTELFGVYDEFNFFIKKLNKLTKLKKFKNGFYDLFSETGYVYQPVGKVLILNTWNYPINLLFIPLAGSLGSGNETVLRLHPFTPETNRVIKLIVDDYNQVYSNIQLADNRDDLIEFINNNEWNFIFYTGSTNIGYQIKKIADNKNISCCLELGGKSPSIIFSDCKINKTIKEIIFGKSLNMGQTCIAPDYLLVESSIYNKFILNFEKNLNKFNKTLKTSKIINENSEERIKSYHKDISLDKIQLLEISNIDCSIMKQEIFGPILPIIKFDSHEDIKKIINKNKNPLSIYAFTENKKNIEFIKTIPTGNIMINSTMSVLNNNKLSFGGIGNSGINRYRGKASFELFSNKISFNKNIFDPYLFIKKNLYTKINKHIIKFIHKIKSR, encoded by the coding sequence ATGAGAGAAAAAATCAGAGAAAGAAAAGAACAATTAAAATATCTTAAGAAAATAATAATTAAATATGAATCATATTTATGTGATGCTATTTTTAAGGACTTATCAAAACCGAAAGAAGAATTTATATTAACCGAATTATTCGGTGTTTATGATGAGTTTAATTTCTTTATAAAAAAGTTAAATAAGTTAACTAAACTAAAGAAATTTAAAAATGGCTTTTATGATTTATTTTCTGAAACTGGTTATGTATACCAACCTGTTGGAAAAGTTCTTATATTAAATACTTGAAATTATCCAATAAATCTTTTGTTTATTCCACTAGCTGGTTCACTTGGTAGTGGAAATGAAACAGTTTTAAGACTTCATCCATTTACACCAGAAACTAATAGAGTAATAAAATTAATTGTGGATGATTATAATCAAGTTTATTCAAACATTCAATTAGCAGACAATAGAGATGATTTAATAGAGTTTATTAATAACAATGAATGGAATTTTATTTTTTACACTGGTTCAACAAATATAGGTTACCAAATTAAAAAAATTGCTGACAATAAAAATATTTCTTGCTGTCTTGAACTAGGTGGAAAGTCACCGTCTATTATTTTTAGTGATTGTAAAATAAACAAAACAATTAAAGAAATTATTTTTGGGAAAAGTTTGAATATGGGTCAGACATGCATAGCGCCCGATTATTTATTAGTTGAATCAAGTATTTATAATAAATTTATTTTAAATTTTGAAAAAAACTTAAACAAGTTTAATAAAACACTTAAAACAAGCAAAATAATAAATGAAAATTCTGAAGAAAGAATTAAGTCATATCATAAAGATATTTCTCTAGACAAAATACAATTATTAGAAATAAGCAATATTGATTGTTCGATTATGAAACAAGAAATTTTTGGTCCTATTCTTCCTATTATTAAATTTGATAGTCACGAAGATATTAAAAAAATCATTAACAAAAATAAGAATCCTTTATCTATTTATGCTTTTACTGAAAATAAGAAAAACATCGAATTTATCAAAACAATTCCTACAGGTAATATTATGATAAATTCAACAATGTCAGTACTAAATAATAATAAATTGTCTTTTGGTGGAATAGGTAATAGTGGTATTAATAGATATCGTGGGAAGGCATCATTTGAACTTTTTTCAAACAAAATTTCTTTTAATAAAAACATTTTTGATCCGTACTTATTTATCAAAAAGAATCTTTATACTAAAATAAATAAACATATTATAAAATTTATCCATAAAATTAAATCAAGATAA